The genomic stretch GCCAAGCCATAGCCACAATCAGCCACAGGCATCTCGACGCAACCCACGGTGCCAGAGTAGCGCGGAGCAGTCCCTCTAACCGTGTAGGTCTAGCACTACCTGCGAAAAGACAAGTTTCAAGTCCCCTTGAACTAAAAAGATGACAAAGTCAGGAAAGTTATTGCGGGGATTGCAATGTTGCACTGGCGAGCGCGCCATGCCAGCGGCTGAAGTGGCGGCGAAGCTGTCGGAGGATGTTCGTCAGTTTCTGCTGTAGGTCGACGGAAATATAATATCCTGGTCCACGAGCACGTTGAACTTGTAGCCGGGGCGGATCTGGATGGTCGGCTGCACATTCAGGTTCTTTGAAATGGTCTGCTCGGCGACCCTGCCAAACGATTCCGCAAAGTTGCGGCGGGCCGCATCCGATGCGGTCTCCTGCGTCGCGAGCGTCGAGCTTTGCGGCATCGACATGTCGATCCCTGTTCCGATAAGCGCGATGAGTGCCGCAGAACTCCAGGTGCGCCAGAGATGCCGATCGACCTTGTCCTTGAAGCCGCCATAGCCTTCGGCATCCGTGCCGGCCATGCCGCCGATCTGCAGCGTCGCTCCGTTCGGGAAGATGAGGTCGGTCCAGACGACGAGGACACGTTCCTGGCCGAAAGAGACCTTGGAATCGTAACGGCCGAACAGTTTTGCCCCCTGCGGGATCAGCAACCGGTAGCCGGTGGCACTGTCATAGACGTTTTGACTGACCTGCGCGGTGATCCGGCCGGGAAGGTCGGAGTTGAGACCCGTGATCAAGGTGGCGGGAATGACGGAGCCGCGCTTGAGCTCATAGGCCGACATCTGCGGCACCACCCGGTTCGGCAGGTAGCCAAGGTCCTTGATGTCCTGGTTGAAGAAATCCTCCTTCGACGTCTGCGCGTTGGGATCGACATTATGCCCCATCAGACCGGACTTCATGGCTGCGGCGTAAAGGTCCGAGGCGCTGTTGGCAGTGGTTGTCTGCGCGTCCGTATCTGCGGTGGTCTTGGCGGCCTTCTCGACGTCGGAAATATCCACCTTCAACGGCGAGTCCAACGCCGTCGCCCGTGCCTGCAGCCGGGCCATGCGCTGTCGTTGCGCTTCACGGATATACTGTTCATCCTGCTCCCGTTTCAGGCGCGCTTTCCATTCCGCTTCTGATTCCAGTCTCGGGCGCCGCTCCTCTCGCTGGATGGGCGTGCGGTCGACGACGGCGGTTTCCTTCGTGACCTTCTGTTCGACGGCGGGGGTCGGTTGGAAGACTTCGCGTTGTTCCGGATCGCCAATGATGCCGTCGGTGACACCACGCTTGAGCTGGTCGCCGAAGTTGGTTGCGGGAGCATTCGAAGCGCTGTCGAGATCGGAGCTCCGATTGAAAGGGAGCCCGCGCCAAGACAAGCCGATGACAACGACGCCGACGAACAGCGCGACGATGATGATGGCCAGGATGATCGGCAGCCGGTTCAGACGGCGCATGCCCTTTTGATCGTCGGCCTGGCTGGAGGTGCCCAGTTGCAGAGATTGGACCATGCTATGCTCGCCTCCCCTCACTTGCGCTGCATGATCGACAGCGGGCTTGCCGGCACAGCGCCCGCGGCCGTTGCCGTATAGGCCCGACCAAGCGCGATCGATGGCGTCGACAGCCTTGCAAGTATCTGGCCGTCGACGCCGTCGATCGAATAGGCGAGTTCCACGGGTTTGATGTCCTTGCCAACCTTGCCATCGGTTACGACCGTATAACCCCAACCCTTCAGCGCGGCCTCGAGCGCTGTTGCAAAGTCTGATGAGTCCTTCTCCATCTTGATGGTCGTCGTGCCAGCGGGAGCGATCTGCTCGGCAAGCCGGCTTGCCATGTCGCCGGCAATCGCACTTGCGGCCGGACCTGTGAGGGTGGTTGGGGTTGTGCCGGTGGTCAGTCCGTCCTCGGCGGTCTGGCAGCCGGAAAGAATGGCGGCGGCGATGGAGAGAGTGATGAGAGGCTTGCGCATGGTTCAGCCTCCCCGCCGGATGGTGATCTTCTGCTGGCGCCAGCCGACCCCGGAGACGAGTATTGCTTTGTCGACCGCGTAGTCGACGATCATCATCTCGTTCTTCATCCGATAATTGACGATGCGGTTCTGGCCACCGCTGACGACGAAAAGAATCGGCGCATCCTGGCTCGAAACTGATTTCGAGAACTGGATGTAGGTCTTGGTGCCATCCGAATAGACTCGCTTCGGCTTCCAGGGCGCGCTCCCACTGATGGAGTAAGAAAAGTTCAGCTTGTCGGGCGCGGATCCAGGAATGCCTCCGGTCTCCAGCCGGGAGTTGATATCGGCAAGTTTGGTTGACACGTCCTCGGGGTATTCGAAGCCGACGCGTGCCATATACTGGCTCGGATGTGATTTCAGCTGGATGTGATAGGTGCGCCGCGAGGTCGTGACCACCATTGACGTGACGAGGCCCGCCTCCGACGGCTTGACGATCAGGTGGATCGCCTGTCCGCCGGTGGCGCCGGAGGTCGCGGGCTCCACCTTCCAGCGAACGGTATCGCCAACCAGAACATCGCGAACGATCTCGCCGCCTTGCAATTCGATATCGCAGACCTGCAGCGGCGAGCAGACGACCGACGGCTGCGTCTCGCCGAAGAGAAAGATGACTTTGCCATCGGGGCCAGTCGTCACCAGTCCCGATGTGCCACGCCATTTCCTGGAAATGTTCGTACCCTTCACCTCGTTGTTTGACATGCTCTGTGCTTGCGCATCGCTCACGAAGACGAGTCCGGCCAGGCAGCCGACGGCCGCGAATATTTTTGTTATGTGCATTGAGAAATCCCCTGCCCTTAAAGCTGTGCTGTCCAGTCGAAATCCCGGACATAGAGGCCGATCGGATTGAGGCGGATGGTCGCCTCATCCTGCGGTGCGGTAAGCGTCACCGTTGCGATCCCGCGAAACCGGCGCGTGCCGATTTCCTTGCCCTTGCGGTCGCGTTCGTATTCGGTCCAGTCGATCTGATAGGTCTGGTTCGAGAGCGCCACGATATTGTTGACTTCGATTGCAACGGTCGAAGCCTTCGCCTTTTCGAACGGCGAGTTACCCCGGAACCAGGCGTTGATCTTCTCGGTCGAGGGATCGGATGTGCGAAGGAGCGCGTAGGTCCGATCGATATATTGCTTCTGTACGACAGCATCAGGCGTGATCGAACGGAAGCTGGTGACGAAATTCCCGAGCGTCGCGCGCACCACCCGAACATCGGCATATTCGATCTGTTGAGGATAGCCTGATGTCACCGCGGTCCCGAGTTTGTCGACCTCGACGATATAGGGAACCAGCTTGACCTGGGTGCTAAGATACATCGCATATGCGAATCCAATCACGGCCATGGTCAAACCGAGGATGCCGACGATGCGCCAAGCGGCGGCGGACTGCACATAGGAACCGTATCGCTCGTTCCATTCCTGGCGCGCGGCAAGATAGGGGTTTTCGGGAGCGCGGTTCGCTGCCATCGATCGATCACTTTCTGATTGCTGTTAGTCTTTGCGTTCGGGAGGTGGCTTCGGCCCGCTATGCCCGCTGCGCGCTTGGTCGAGCTTGGCGTTAGCCAGACCGAGGATCGATCCGGCATAGGCTCCGGGAGAACCGATGGCCTTTTCCTTGGCAGCGGACCCCGCCACTTTTCCCGCGGACCCGATTCCTGCACCGAAACCACGAAGAGCTGCACCTGCAACGGATGACCCAGCAGCGCGAGCAGCCTGGGCAGCCGCAAAGCCTGCGCCCGCCGCACCCGCTGCAAGGAACCCGGCGCCCGTGGCGAAGGATGCCGCTTGGCCGCCGTGGCGGATCGCCTCCATTCCGCCCGAAACCGAGGCGCCCTGGACAACGCCCTGCATGATGTTCGGCACATAAATCGCGACAATGAAAACGACGACGGCAATGCCGGCAATCGCAAGCGCGGTCTGGAATTGTTCGCCAATGTCGGGTTGGTTTGCCAATCCGATCAGAACCTCCGATCCGATCCGCGAGATCATGACCAGTGCCATGAGCTTCATTCCGACCGAGAAAGCATAGATCAAATATCGGACAGCGAAGTCTTTGGTATAGGACGAACCGCCCAGGCCGAGCATGATCATGCCGGCGAGCAGGCCGATATACATCTCGACCATGACAGACACGAAAATCGCGGCGACGAGCGAGAACGAGATTACAACGACGACCATCGCAAAAGCGGCGGAGATCGCCAGCGCATTGTCCTCGAAAAGCCCAAACTGGATCTTTTCCGACATCTTGGTGGCGACGGCGAGTCCGGCATTGAAGACATCGGCCGGCGAAGCGGTGCCGCCTCCGGCGCCGATCTGAAACAGGCTATCAACTACTGCCTTGGCGAAGGTCGGTCCCTGCGCCAGTACGAACGCAAAGAAGCCGACGAACATGATTCGTCGGACGAGCTCGGCAAACCAACTATCGAGCGATGCAGCTTGGATCGCGAGCCAGACGGCCGCGATGCCGATCTCGATCGTTGCCAGAATCCAGAACAGGGATTTTGCCGCATCCATGACGGTTGTTTCCCAACCCTTCGCGGCCGTTGTGATCTGGCTTTGCAACGAGGTTAGCACCGAGCCTTCCTGGGCGAGGGCTGGCTGAGCCGCCAGCACGCATAAGGTGGTGAGCAGAATCGCTGCCCTCAGCCGTTGAAGAGATATTGCCGTCATCTCCTCACCACTCGACTTTCATCTTTTCGCCGCCAGAGGTCGGATATTTCTTCGAAGTGCCGAAGAACTGGTCACGACGCTCCTGAGCAACCTGCTTTACGGAGATGAGCAGCCAGATGCCGGCGCTGGCGGCCGACACGAGGGCTGCGATCGCGAGGAGGATCAATTTCGTTCTCACCATTCCACCTTCATTTTTTCGCCGCCGGAGGTGGACGGTGCCGTTCCGCTGAAGAATTTCTCGCGACGCGCCTGCGCGAGGTCCTTGTCGGTCTGTTCAGTCTGGAGCCAGGTGCCCATCATGGTCATCTGCTGGGATATCAGGCCGCGAAGCTTCTGCAACTGTGCGACCTGCTGCGCGGCGATCTCGTGTCCGACCTGCAGGGCTTTCATCTGTCCGTCGGCGGTTTCGGACATGGACCGCAGCGAGGACATCGTACCCTCCTCGCTATCGAACTGCTCCGCTGTCAGGCTCGCAGCCTTCAGCGTGCTGGCGATCGTGTCCCGGTTCGTATCTGACCAGGACTGATAGGTGGTAGAAAACGACGAATTGTCTGGCAGGTTGGTTCTGAGGCTAGAATAGCTTTGGAACCGCTGCTGCAGCACATCGTCGGCATTGCCCATTGAAAACGAGATGCTCTGGCCCTGGTCGACGATGCTGCGAATCTGGTTGAGATCGCTTTCGACCTGCCCCCACATATGTGATGGAAGCGTCGCGGTGTTCTGCAGCAGGTTCTGGTAGATATTGAGCTGGGTTTCGATCTGTTGCGCCAGCTGGCTGATCTGGGTGAGCTGATTCTGGATTTGCTCGCCCGATTTCCCGACCAGCGCAACGAGTTCGCCGTTGTTCAGGACCTGCGTCCATTCGGTGGCGGCACCCGTGGCAGTTCCGGCATTTGCGGGCACGGCAGCGCCGGCCGCCAACGCGACGGCCGCCAGTCCAGCAAGCAGTTTATTCGACGTTAAGCAGCGATGCGGCATCGTGAACTCCTCTCGTTTGAAGCCAGTGGATCGGCCACTCGCGGCCGTGTTCGACGGTGAGCGCGCCGATGCGCTTCAGTTCTTCCTTGCCGGAGGCCCCGACAAAACTGAGCGCCACAGGGCCGAGCGCCATATCGAATAGCCGGCGGCCTTCAGGTGTGACGACGTAATACTCGCGCTTGGGAGTGGCGTTTGAGACAATCTCGATCTGCCTCTCGTTAAAGCCGATCCGCTCATAGAACTCGCGGGTTCCAGGTTCCCGAGCGGCGCCGTTCGGAAGGCATATCTTTGTCGGGCAGGATTCCTTCAGGACATCGATGATCCCGGAGCGCTCGGCGTCTGAGATCGATTGCGTGGCGAGCACGACGGCGCAGTTGGCCTTGCGCAGCACCTTCAGCCATTCGCGGATTTTGGCTCGAAACACCGGATGGCCGAGCATCAACCAGGCCTCATCGAGGATAATCAGGCTAGGCGAGCCATCGAGACGCTTCTCGATCCGACGGAAAAGGTAGGTGAGAACGGGCACGAGATTGCGCTCGCCCATATTCATCAGCTGTTCGATCTCGAAGGTCTGGAAGGCGCGGAGGGTCAAACCGTCCTGTTCGGCGTCGAGCAACTGACCCATCGGTCCATCGACCGTGTAATGATGGAGCGCGTCCTTGATCTCGCGCATCTGAACGCCGCTCACAAAGTCCGAAAGCGATCGGCCGGCTGCGCTCGCCATCAAACCAATCTGACGCGAGATAGCGTTGCGGTGATCTGGAGTGATGGCAACGCCCTGCAGCGCAACCAGCATTTCTATCCATTCCGTCGCCCATGCGCGATCACCGTCGCTCGCGAGCTCCGAGAGTGGGCAGAAGGCCAGCGCCCTCCCCTCCTCATGCGCATCGCCCCCGATCTCGTAGTGATCGCCGCCTGTGGCGAGCGTCAACGGCAGGAGCGAGTTCCCCTTGTCAAAGGCGAAGATCTGGGCGCGTTCATAGCGCCGGAACTGCGCTGCGATCAGTGCCAGTAGCGTCGACTTGCCCGAACCGGTCGGCCCAAAAATCAGCGTGTGACCGACGTCGTCGACATGGAGGTTCAAGCGGAACGGCGTGGACCCGCTGGCCACCTGCATCAGCGGCGGAGAGTTCGGCGGGTAGAATGGGCACGGTGCGACAGGGCTGCCCGACCAGACAGAGTTGAGCGGAATAAGATCTGCGAGGTTGCTGGTGTTGATCAGCGGTTCGCGGATATTACAGTACCAGTTGCCCGGCAGGCTGCCGAGAAAGGCGTCAGTGGCATTCAGCGTTTCGATCCGCGCCCCGAAGCCTTCGGCCTGGACCAGCCGGCGGATAGCCTCTGCCTTTTCCTGCAAGGCTTCGCGATCGTGATCGAAGAGAACAATGACCGGCGTATAGTAGCCATATGCCACCAATTGCGAGGAAGCCTGGGCGATTGCGTCCTCTGTCTCGGCCACCATGCTCATGGCATCCTGGTCAATGGAACGGCTCTGCGTCTGGAACAGCTGATCGAAGAACGGCCTTACCTTCTGCTGCCACTTCTTGCGGGTCCTTTCCAGCTTTTGGCGAGCCTCTTGCGCGTCGAGAAAGATGAAGCGCGACGACCAGCGATATGTGAGGGGCATGAGGTCAAGGCTATTGAGAATTCCTGGCCAACTCTCGGCCGGCAGACCGTCGATCGAAACGACGCCGAGAAAGCGGCTTTCGACCTTTGGTGTCAGCCCATGCTCAAGCTCAGCGGTGGCGATCCAGTCGAGATACATCGGCGCATCCGGAAGACGGATCGGATGATTCTCGCCGGTGATGCAGAAGCGAACGAATTGCAGCAGCTCGTCGTAGCGGGCGACCCGCTCCCCTCCCCTCTCGACGACTTCGCGGGTTTCCATCCGGCGTATAGACAGGGTGTTGGCAAGATACTGCTCGATCTCGCGCACAGCGTTCTTGAAGACGAACAGCACCGTGTCCGCATAGCTCTTCTTGCGGCTCTCCTCATCCGAGTAGATGTATTTGCTGAGGGCCGTCTTTTTGGACTCGAGCGGCCGATATGTGAGGACGAGCGCGTGCTTGCTTTCGAAATGTCCCTGCTCGCGCGCGAAATGCGCCCGCCGTTCGGCGTCGATCGCGCGCGTGACCGTGTCGGGAAAGTGGCAACGATCATCCGCCGGATAGTCGAATGTCGGAATGCGGACCGCTTCGACCTGGATCATCCAGCCGCTTCCGAGCCTCGACAGGATTGTATTGATCTGGCGCGACAGTTCGTTGCGCTCCAGATCCGTCGCGCTTTCGGAATCCGGGCCGGCAAAGTACCAGCCGCCCATCAGGCTCCCGTCTTTCAACAGGAGCACGCCATTGTCGACCAGACCGGCATAGGGAACGAGATCCGCGAAGGATGGGCCAGTGGCCCGGAAGCGTTTAAGAGCGACCATGTCTCCTCCTCAATACCGACGCCACGGCGAGGAGGTCGCCTTGTAGTAATGGCGGTACGAGATGTGGCGGACATAGACCTGCCGCATGAGCGGGTCTGCCTTTGCCATCATCCTCAAGACGCCGACGAGGACGATCCAGATGGCAATGCCGAAAAGGGCGGAGTATGCCGTCAGCACTACGAAAATGAGGATGACGGCAGCAAGCCCGGTGAGCAGCACGAGCTCCCGGTCCGCGCCCATCAACAGGTTCGGGCGCGAAAGGGCACGGTGAATGCGGTTGCGTTGCAGCCCGGACAGGGACTCAGCCATGGGCCCCCTCCCCCGCTCCGCTTGGATCGATGGTCGTGGCTCGCTCGTCCGGCACGCCGATCGTGGCGCCGGTGGCACCGAAAAGGCCTACGATGTTGGTCGCGCCGAGCAGGATGCCGGCGACGAGCACGACATAGACGAGCCGCCGCGCGAAATCGTTGAGTTCGCCCCCGAAGATCAGCATGCCGCCGGCGATCGCCACTGCTGCAAGCGCGATGGCACCGGCAACCGGGCCGGTGATCGACTCCTGGATTTGTTGCAGCGGCCCTTCCCATGGGAGGCTGCCGCCGGAACTCGCGAGCGCAGGGGCAAACGACGCCAGGACGATGGGCGCTGCAAGGAGCGCGACGGCGATAGCAGCGTTCTTACGCGACATAGCGCGCCTCCTGTTCTTCCGTGAGCTCATCTGACTCGATTTCGTATTGGCCGTGTGCATGGCGCTCGACCTGAATAACGTCGCGGACGCGCCGGCCCCTTGCCGTCCGTTCGATCGAGATGATTAGATCGACCGCCTCGCCGATCACCTCCTGCATCGGCTGTTGGCTGGCTTCGGCGGTCAGTTGCTCAAGGCGGCGGAGCGCCGACATTGCAGTGTTGGAATGGATGGTCGCGACGCCACCCGGGTGGCCGGTATTCCACGCCTTGAGCAAGGTGAGCGCGGCCCCATCACGGACTTCGCCGACGACGATCCGGTCGGGACGCAGCCGCATCGTGCTCTTTAAGAGCCGCGCCATATCGACAGTATCGCTTGTGTGGAGAAGGACGGCGTTCTCGGCTGTGCACTGGATCTCTGCGGTATCCTCGAGGATAACGAGGCGGTCGTCCGGCGCCGACTTGACGATTTCGTTGAGGACGGCGTTCGCAAGCGTCGTCTTGCCCGAGCCGGTGCCGCCGGAGATGATGATGTTGAGCCGAGACGAAATCGCGCTGCGGATCGTCAACGCTTGCTGCTCGCTCATCACGCCCGAGCGCACGTAATCCTCAAGCGGGATTAAGCGTGAGGCGCGACGGCGAATGGTGAAGGCCGGCTTGGAGACCACAGGAGGCAACAGTCCTTCGAAGCGATGGCCGCCGATGGGCAGTTCGCCGGAGACGATCGGCTGCTCGGTATCGACCTCGGACTGGAGCGAATGCGCCACGGTTCCGATAATCATTTCAGCACTTGCGGACGACATTTCTCCGGCGGGTACAACGCCATGGCCGAGTCGTTCGATGAACAGTTTGCCGTCCGGATTGAGCATGATTTCGACAACAGTCGAATCGTCGAGCGCGACGCAGAGCTGATCGCCGAGCGCCTCCTGAAGCTTGCGGACGAGTCGAGGATGAGAGCGAAGCTGGTTCACGGTTTTCTCCTTATGCTGCCTGACCCAGCGGACCATTGAATTGCGAGCGATAGCTGGACGGGCGGAGCCTCAGAAATGTTTCCACGTTCGCCGGGAGCATCCCTGCGACAGCTGTAGTCACGCCGATACGGCTCGGATCGCCGATGCGCTTAAGCGGCCAGCCGACACGACCGAGAATGCGTTCGAACCGCAGGTCGGTCACCGTCACGATCTCGGTGATGCCGTTTGCGAGGCACCACTCGATGATGCCGGCAAACATCGTCAGCGTTGCCTCATGCACCGATCCCGATCCCCTGCCCTCTTCAAGGGTCGTATCCACGCAGAAGCGGGAGCTCTCGACCATCGCGGGGTGTGCGTGCAGCCCGTCCTCCGGTAGAAGCGACGGAAAGACGTTGGTCACCATGGTCGAGCCAGCGGCCGGCAGGAGCCGGGCGCAACCGCTAACGTTGCCGAGGTCGGAAACGGCCAGGATGTAGGTGGGGTCAAGGGAATCGAAGCCGTCCGATTCCTCACCATCTACGACGTTGACCTCCCAGCCCAGCCGCTCCGAGAAGACGCGAGCGCGTAGCTGGTGATGTTGCTGGATGAGCCGAGCTTCGTGAACATTCCGCGGTTTGTTGAGCGCGAAAACCTGCATCAATTTCTCCGTCGTCGTTGATCGGCGGAGAAGTCAGCATGGAACGGTATTGCGCGGTAGTTGGAGGATCCTGCAATGTTTTGCGCGTGAGTCGCGCCGCAGTGGCCGCGGAGTTTGATGAAATCAGGTCCAATCACGCCCAACGCGGCTAGTTAGGTTTGCAGGATTCACAGATAAACAGATCGAGAACATAGCCGAAGGTCGGGCATGTTAACTCCGCGAATATTAACGGAAAATCGGCGGCTATCAATTTTTCTGGCGCAGCGGCGTTAACCTTTCGTTAACCTAAAACCGCTTGCTCAAAATTCAGAATCGGCTCTAATGGTTAGTGGCGGAACTTTACCGGTTTCGCGAAAAATACCGCCACTTGCAGGAAATGGGTTTTGAGATGGCGAAGACCGCCGCAAAAACAGCGCCAGTCGTTGAAGGATTGACCGCATTGATGGAGCGTCACGCCGACGCCCTCTCCAGCCAACTTCAGGCGCATCATCTCAAGGTATTCCCGCCCACGGCTGAAAAAGGCATTCGATCCTTTGCTCCGTCAGAGGTCTCAAAACTGCTCGGCATCGGTGAGTCTTATCTTAGGCAGACTGCGTCGGAAATGCCAGAATTGCACGTGAGCATGAGCCCCGGCGGTCGACG from Rhizobium tropici CIAT 899 encodes the following:
- the trbI gene encoding IncP-type conjugal transfer protein TrbI produces the protein MVQSLQLGTSSQADDQKGMRRLNRLPIILAIIIVALFVGVVVIGLSWRGLPFNRSSDLDSASNAPATNFGDQLKRGVTDGIIGDPEQREVFQPTPAVEQKVTKETAVVDRTPIQREERRPRLESEAEWKARLKREQDEQYIREAQRQRMARLQARATALDSPLKVDISDVEKAAKTTADTDAQTTTANSASDLYAAAMKSGLMGHNVDPNAQTSKEDFFNQDIKDLGYLPNRVVPQMSAYELKRGSVIPATLITGLNSDLPGRITAQVSQNVYDSATGYRLLIPQGAKLFGRYDSKVSFGQERVLVVWTDLIFPNGATLQIGGMAGTDAEGYGGFKDKVDRHLWRTWSSAALIALIGTGIDMSMPQSSTLATQETASDAARRNFAESFGRVAEQTISKNLNVQPTIQIRPGYKFNVLVDQDIIFPSTYSRN
- the trbH gene encoding conjugal transfer protein TrbH → MRKPLITLSIAAAILSGCQTAEDGLTTGTTPTTLTGPAASAIAGDMASRLAEQIAPAGTTTIKMEKDSSDFATALEAALKGWGYTVVTDGKVGKDIKPVELAYSIDGVDGQILARLSTPSIALGRAYTATAAGAVPASPLSIMQRK
- the trbG gene encoding P-type conjugative transfer protein TrbG codes for the protein MHITKIFAAVGCLAGLVFVSDAQAQSMSNNEVKGTNISRKWRGTSGLVTTGPDGKVIFLFGETQPSVVCSPLQVCDIELQGGEIVRDVLVGDTVRWKVEPATSGATGGQAIHLIVKPSEAGLVTSMVVTTSRRTYHIQLKSHPSQYMARVGFEYPEDVSTKLADINSRLETGGIPGSAPDKLNFSYSISGSAPWKPKRVYSDGTKTYIQFSKSVSSQDAPILFVVSGGQNRIVNYRMKNEMMIVDYAVDKAILVSGVGWRQQKITIRRGG
- a CDS encoding conjugal transfer protein TrbF, encoding MAANRAPENPYLAARQEWNERYGSYVQSAAAWRIVGILGLTMAVIGFAYAMYLSTQVKLVPYIVEVDKLGTAVTSGYPQQIEYADVRVVRATLGNFVTSFRSITPDAVVQKQYIDRTYALLRTSDPSTEKINAWFRGNSPFEKAKASTVAIEVNNIVALSNQTYQIDWTEYERDRKGKEIGTRRFRGIATVTLTAPQDEATIRLNPIGLYVRDFDWTAQL
- the trbL gene encoding P-type conjugative transfer protein TrbL; the protein is MTAISLQRLRAAILLTTLCVLAAQPALAQEGSVLTSLQSQITTAAKGWETTVMDAAKSLFWILATIEIGIAAVWLAIQAASLDSWFAELVRRIMFVGFFAFVLAQGPTFAKAVVDSLFQIGAGGGTASPADVFNAGLAVATKMSEKIQFGLFEDNALAISAAFAMVVVVISFSLVAAIFVSVMVEMYIGLLAGMIMLGLGGSSYTKDFAVRYLIYAFSVGMKLMALVMISRIGSEVLIGLANQPDIGEQFQTALAIAGIAVVVFIVAIYVPNIMQGVVQGASVSGGMEAIRHGGQAASFATGAGFLAAGAAGAGFAAAQAARAAGSSVAGAALRGFGAGIGSAGKVAGSAAKEKAIGSPGAYAGSILGLANAKLDQARSGHSGPKPPPERKD
- the trbK gene encoding entry exclusion protein TrbK, translated to MVRTKLILLAIAALVSAASAGIWLLISVKQVAQERRDQFFGTSKKYPTSGGEKMKVEW
- the trbJ gene encoding P-type conjugative transfer protein TrbJ, whose protein sequence is MPHRCLTSNKLLAGLAAVALAAGAAVPANAGTATGAATEWTQVLNNGELVALVGKSGEQIQNQLTQISQLAQQIETQLNIYQNLLQNTATLPSHMWGQVESDLNQIRSIVDQGQSISFSMGNADDVLQQRFQSYSSLRTNLPDNSSFSTTYQSWSDTNRDTIASTLKAASLTAEQFDSEEGTMSSLRSMSETADGQMKALQVGHEIAAQQVAQLQKLRGLISQQMTMMGTWLQTEQTDKDLAQARREKFFSGTAPSTSGGEKMKVEW
- a CDS encoding conjugal transfer protein TrbE; the protein is MVALKRFRATGPSFADLVPYAGLVDNGVLLLKDGSLMGGWYFAGPDSESATDLERNELSRQINTILSRLGSGWMIQVEAVRIPTFDYPADDRCHFPDTVTRAIDAERRAHFAREQGHFESKHALVLTYRPLESKKTALSKYIYSDEESRKKSYADTVLFVFKNAVREIEQYLANTLSIRRMETREVVERGGERVARYDELLQFVRFCITGENHPIRLPDAPMYLDWIATAELEHGLTPKVESRFLGVVSIDGLPAESWPGILNSLDLMPLTYRWSSRFIFLDAQEARQKLERTRKKWQQKVRPFFDQLFQTQSRSIDQDAMSMVAETEDAIAQASSQLVAYGYYTPVIVLFDHDREALQEKAEAIRRLVQAEGFGARIETLNATDAFLGSLPGNWYCNIREPLINTSNLADLIPLNSVWSGSPVAPCPFYPPNSPPLMQVASGSTPFRLNLHVDDVGHTLIFGPTGSGKSTLLALIAAQFRRYERAQIFAFDKGNSLLPLTLATGGDHYEIGGDAHEEGRALAFCPLSELASDGDRAWATEWIEMLVALQGVAITPDHRNAISRQIGLMASAAGRSLSDFVSGVQMREIKDALHHYTVDGPMGQLLDAEQDGLTLRAFQTFEIEQLMNMGERNLVPVLTYLFRRIEKRLDGSPSLIILDEAWLMLGHPVFRAKIREWLKVLRKANCAVVLATQSISDAERSGIIDVLKESCPTKICLPNGAAREPGTREFYERIGFNERQIEIVSNATPKREYYVVTPEGRRLFDMALGPVALSFVGASGKEELKRIGALTVEHGREWPIHWLQTRGVHDAASLLNVE
- a CDS encoding conjugal transfer protein TrbD, which encodes MAESLSGLQRNRIHRALSRPNLLMGADRELVLLTGLAAVILIFVVLTAYSALFGIAIWIVLVGVLRMMAKADPLMRQVYVRHISYRHYYKATSSPWRRY
- a CDS encoding TrbC/VirB2 family protein, which codes for MSRKNAAIAVALLAAPIVLASFAPALASSGGSLPWEGPLQQIQESITGPVAGAIALAAVAIAGGMLIFGGELNDFARRLVYVVLVAGILLGATNIVGLFGATGATIGVPDERATTIDPSGAGEGAHG
- the trbB gene encoding P-type conjugative transfer ATPase TrbB, with protein sequence MNQLRSHPRLVRKLQEALGDQLCVALDDSTVVEIMLNPDGKLFIERLGHGVVPAGEMSSASAEMIIGTVAHSLQSEVDTEQPIVSGELPIGGHRFEGLLPPVVSKPAFTIRRRASRLIPLEDYVRSGVMSEQQALTIRSAISSRLNIIISGGTGSGKTTLANAVLNEIVKSAPDDRLVILEDTAEIQCTAENAVLLHTSDTVDMARLLKSTMRLRPDRIVVGEVRDGAALTLLKAWNTGHPGGVATIHSNTAMSALRRLEQLTAEASQQPMQEVIGEAVDLIISIERTARGRRVRDVIQVERHAHGQYEIESDELTEEQEARYVA
- the traI gene encoding acyl-homoserine-lactone synthase TraI, with the translated sequence MQVFALNKPRNVHEARLIQQHHQLRARVFSERLGWEVNVVDGEESDGFDSLDPTYILAVSDLGNVSGCARLLPAAGSTMVTNVFPSLLPEDGLHAHPAMVESSRFCVDTTLEEGRGSGSVHEATLTMFAGIIEWCLANGITEIVTVTDLRFERILGRVGWPLKRIGDPSRIGVTTAVAGMLPANVETFLRLRPSSYRSQFNGPLGQAA